The genomic DNA CCGGATGACCAGCTGGGCCCGCTGGTGCAGGGGCTGGCGGACGGCGGGCATTTCAAGCCGGGCCATTTAGTGCTGCACACGGCCGGCCGGTTCGGGCTCGAGGTCCTGGAACCCGCCCGCGCTGCCGGCGCCATCGGCCTCGCCATCCACCCGGCCATGACGTTCACGGGCCTGAGCTTGGATCTGGGCCGGCTGGCCGACTGCGTCTTTGGTGTCACCGCGGAAGCCATGATGTTGCCGATCGCCCAGGCCCTCGTGGTGGAGATGGGGGCCGAGCCCGTGGTCATCAAGGATGCGGACCGCCCGCTCTACCACGCTGCGCTAGCGCACGCGTCGAATCACCTCGTCACCCTGACCGGGCAGTCCGCCCAGCTCTTGGGGCGCCTAGGCGTCGAACGTCCGGACCGGATCCTCGGCCCGCTCATGCGCGCCTCGCTGGAAAATGCGCTGGCGGCCGGCGAAGACGCGCTGACGGGACCCGTGGCCCGGGGGGACAGCGGCACGGTCGCCGAGCACGCCGCCGCTTTGACCGAGGAGGACGACGGCGTGGCACGGGCCTATGCGGCCATGGCCCGGGCGACCGCCGAACGCGCCGCCGCGCGCGGGCGGATCACGCAGGCGCAGGCGCAGGAGATTGCCCGGCTCCTCGGGGCCTAGGCCCCGAGCGGCCGGCCCGCGGTTTTACACTGGCGGGGTGAACGAGATGAACACTCCCATACGGACTCACCCCCGAGTGGTCACGACGGTGGCGGAGCTCCAGGTGGCGGCCCGCGCGCTCCTCGAGGCGGCCGCCGGCGACGACGGCACCGCGTCGCTGGGGCTGGTCCCCACCATGGGCGCCCTGCACGAGGGGCACGGGCGCCTGATTGCACAGGCGCGCGCCGAGAACGACGTCGTCGTGGTCTCCGACTTCGTGAACCCGTTGCAGTTCAACGACCCGGCCGACTACGAGCGCTACCCGCGCGTGTTGGACGACGACGTCGCCTTGGCCGGCCAGCACGGAGCCGACCTAGTCTTCGCGCCCGCCGAGTCCGAGGTGTATCCCGACGGGCCGCCGCGCGTGCTGTTGTCCGCGGGCACCCTCGGTGAGAAGTTCGAGGGCGCGGCGAGGCCGGGGCACTTCGACGGAATGCTGACCGTCGTCGCGAAGCTGCTGCATTACGGACAACCGGATGCCTCCACACGAGCCTCCACCCGGTACCGCGCGTACTTTGGGCAAAAGGACGCTCAGCAGCTGGCCATCGTTCGGCGCTTGGTACGGGATTTGGGGTACCCGGTAGAGATCCGTGCCGTGCCCATCGTTCGTTCCGCGCGGGGGCTGGCCCTCTCGAGCCGCAACCAGTTCCTCTCCGAGGAGCAGGCCGAGGCGGCGCTGGTTCTCTCTCGCGCGTTGTTCCTGATGCAGGAGCGCGCGGCGGCGCGCGAGCCGCTCCGGCCCGACGACGCCGTGGCCTTGGTGCGCTCCGCCCCGGGAGTGGACCTGGACTATTTCGAGGTGGTTGATCCGGCCACCTTGGAGCCGATGGCGCAGAACTGTGCAGAGTCGCCGTTTGTGGGTGACGCGCTGGTTCTCGTGGCCGCGACCGTGGGGAGCGTGCGGCTAATCGATAACCTGCCGATCACCGCCGGCTCGGTGTGACGCAGCACGCATTTGGCGCTGCGTTGCCCTGAAGGCAGCGCAGCGCCCTACTTCCCCGTGAATTCGGGGCAAACGCGGTGTTGCGGCGAGGGAGACGGCCGATTTGGAAGCGGCCCAAAACGTGTGTAAAGTATTTCGAGTCGTCGCGACGAGGACGGCGGGGATCGGGAACGGTTTCCGGGTTGTTAGGGTCGCGGTTGGCGGCTTTCCTTTTCTTTTGATCCCGGGATTTCTTCCGGGTGTTTGTTGCGCCTGGTTTTGTTTTCTTGGGTTGAGGGTTTCGGGGTTGCTGGGTAGGTCACGCAAAGCGGATTTGCACGGTGGTTTCGGATGGGGTAAGCTAGAGAAGTTGCCGCGAATTGAGCGGATCGGATGTTTTTCTGGTTTGTGAAGCGTGTGTGTCTGTTGTTTGAGAACTCAATAGTGTGCCAAGTTTGTTGATACCAAATTTTATTTGGTGAATGGTTGCCTGGTGTCCACCCCCGTGGATGCTTGGGTGACAATTTGCCAGGATTTTTTGAACTGCAGCATGATCGGCTTGTTTTCCCAAGTGGTTGTGTTGTTTTTCGTATGTTTTTTACGGAGAGTTTGATCCTGGCTCAGGATGAACGCTGGCGGCGTGCTTAACACATGCAAGTCGAACGATGAAGCCCAGCTTGCTGGGTGGATTAGTGGCGAACGGGTGAGTAACACGTGAGTAACCTGCCCTTGACTCTGGGATAAGCCTGGGAAACTGGGTCTAATACTGGATATTCAGCTTCCATCGCATGGTGGTTGCTGGAAAGGGTTTCTGGTCAAGGAGGGACTCGCGGCCTATCAGCTTGTTGGTGAGGTAATGGCTCACCAAGGCGACGACGGGTAGCCGGCCTGAGAGGGTGACCGGCCACACTGGGACTGAGACACGGCCCAGACTCCTACGGGAGGCAGCAGTGGGGAATATTGCACAATGGGCGAAAGCCTGATGCAGCGACGCCGCGTGAGGGATGACGGCCTTCGGGTTGTAAACCTCTTTCAGTAGGGAAGAAGCGAAAGTGACGGTACCTGCAGAAGAAGCGCCGGCTAACTACGTGCCAGCAGCCGCGGTAATACGTAGGGCGCAAGCGTTATCCGGAATTATTGGGCGTAAAGAGCTCGTAGGCGGTTTGTCGCGTCTGCCGTGAAAGTCCGGGGCTTAACTCCGGATCTGCGGTGGGTACGGGCAGGCTAGAGTGCTGTAGGGGAGACTGGAATTCCTGGTGTAGCGGTGAAATGCGCAGATATCAGGAGGAACACCGATGGCGAAGGCAGGTCTCTGGGCAGTAACTGACGCTGAGGAGCGAAAGCATGGGGAGCGAACAGGATTAGATACCCTGGTAGTCCATGCCGTAAACGTTGGGCACTAGATGTGGGGAACATTCCACGTTTTCCGCGTCGTAGCTAACGCATTAAGTGCCCCGCCTGGGGAGTACGGCCGCAAGGCTAAAACTCAAAGGAATTGACGGGGGCCCGCACAAGCGGCGGAGCATGCGGATTAATTCGATGCAACGCGAAGAACCTTACCAAGGCTTGACATGGACTGGATCGCCCTAGAAATAGGGTTTCCCTTCGGGGCTGGTTCACAGGTGGTGCATGGTTGTCGTCAGCTCGTGTCGTGAGATGTTGGGTTAAGTCCCGCAACGAGCGCAACCCTCGTTCCATGTTGCCAGCACGTGATGGTGGGGACTCATGGGAGACTGCCGGGGTCAACTCGGAGGAAGGTGGGGACGACGTCAAATCATCATGCCCCTTATGTCTTGGGCTTCACGCATGCTACAATGGCCGGTACAATGGGTTGCGATACTGTGAGGTGGAGCTAATCCCAAAAAGCCGGTCTCAGTTCGGATTGGGGTCTGCAACTCGACCCCATGAAGTCGGAGTCGCTAGTAATCGCAGATCAGCAACGCTGCGGTGAATACGTTCCCGGGCCTTGTACACACCGCCCGTCAAGTCACGAAAGTCGGTAACACCCGAAGCCGGTGGCCCAACCCTTGTGGAGGGAGCTGTCGAAGGTGGGACTGGCGATTGGGACTAAGTCGTAACAAGGTAGCCGTACCGGAAGGTGCGGCTGGATCACCTCCTTTCTAAGGAGCAACTAGCACTTACTGGCCGGACCCCAGTGTCTGGTGTGGTGGTGTTCAGTGTTTACTCGTTGCCGGCCCGGATGTGGTTGGGCGAGTGCTCAAGGGTGGAATATCAACGAATCGTCATCTGATGGTGGCTTCCTTGGCTGGTAGTACGCACTGCGTTGGTGGTGTTGGAATCTGGTGGGGTGGTTGTTGTTGGGTGTTTGGCACACTGTTGGGCCCTGAAGCAACAGGCCCTCCCGTGACTCCCTTTGGTGGGGTTGCGGGTTGGACTGGTTGTTTTGCCCTGCTTTGGCCTAAGCATCAATGGTTGCCGCATGTGAGTGTGGTGGTTGGTGTGGTGGGGAGCTGGGGGTTGTTGTTTGGGAACTGCATAGTGGACGCGAGCATCTTGTATCAGACATGCACTTTTGGTGTGTGTTTGAAGCAATTTCTTTGATCTCATAGAAACCTTAAACATTTTTTGGTTTTCTTGATAATAAAGCTCATTGCTTGACTGTTTGTGGTCAAGTTTTCAAGGGCGCATGGTGGATGCCTTGGCATCGGGAGCCGAAGAAGGACGTGGGAATCTGCGATAAGCCTGGTGGAGTCGATAACCGGACGTTGAGACCAGGATTTCCGAATGGGGGAACCCCGCACAGTGTCATGCTGTGTGACCCGTATCTGAACACATAGGGTACGTGGAGGTAACGCGGGGAAGTGAAACATCTCAGTACCCGTAGGAAGAGAAAACAATAGTGATTCCGTTAGTAGTGGCGAGCGAACGCGGATGGGGCTAAACCGAATCATGTGTGATAGCCGGCGGGCGTTGCATGGTCGGGGTTGTGGGAGCATCACGTACTTGTTCTGCCGGGCAAGTGTGGTGAGGTGTAGGCGTATAGGTGAAATGGTTTGAAGGCCATACCGGAGAGGGTGAGAGTCCCGTAACTGTAATGCGTACTGCCGCCATTGTGGTGTCACCCGAGTAGCACGGGGCCCGAGAAATCCCGTGTGAATCTGCCAGGACCACCTGGTAAGCCTGAATACTACCCGATGACCGATAGCGGATCAGTACCGTGAGGGAATGGTGAAAAGTACCCCGGGAGGGGAGTGAAATAGTACCTGAAACCATGTGCTTACAATCCGTCGGAGCCTCCTTGTAGGGGTGACGGCGTGCCTTTTGAAGAATGAGCCTGCGAGTTAGTGCTGTGTCGCGAGGTTAACCCGTGTGGGGAAGCCGTAGCGAAAGCGAGTCTGAATAGGGCGTTTGAGTGGCACGGTCTAGACCCGAAGCGAAGTGATCTACCCATGGCCAGGTTGAAGCGACGGTAAGACGTCGTGGAGGACCGAACCCACTTCAGTTGAAAATGGAGGGGATGAGCTGTGGGTAGGGGTGAAAGGCCAATCAAACTTCGTGATAGCTGGTTCTCCCCGAAATGCATTTAGGTGCAGCGTTGCGTGTTTCTTGTCGTGAGGTAGAGCTACTGGATGGCCGATGGGTCCCACCGGATTACTGACGTCAGCCAAACTCCGAATGCCGGCAAGTCAGAGCGCAGCAGTGAGACAGTGGGGGATAAGCTTCATTGTCGAGAGGGAAACAGCCCAGAATGCCGACTAAGGCCCCTAAGCGTGTGCTAAGTGGGAAAGGATGTGGAGTTGCTTAGACAACCAGGAGGTTGGCTTAGAAGCAGCCACCCTTGAAAGAGTGCGTAATAGCTCACTGGTCAAGTGATTCCGCGCCGATAATGTAGCGGGGCTCAAGTACACCGCCGAAGTCGCATCATTCAGTTATAGACATTAGCCTTTGTGGTTCAGTGGACTGGATGGGTAGGGGAGCGTCGTGTAGCGAGTGAAGCCGCGGTGGAAACCAGTGGTGGATGCTACACGAGTGAGAATGCAGGCATGAGTAGCGAATGACGGGTGAGAAACCCGTCCGCCGAATGATCAAGGGTTCCAGGGTCAAGCTAATCTGCCCTGGGTGAGTCGGGACCTAAGGCGAGGCCGACAGGCGTAGTCGATGGACAACGGGTTGATATTCCCGTACCAGTGAAGAACCGTCCCTACTGAACCGGTGATGCTAACCACCTCAAGCACCATAGAGCACCCTTCGGGGTGACGTTGGTGGGCGACGTGGGACCCGAACCGGGGAGGTCAGCGTATTAACAGGTGTGACGCAGGAAGGTAGCCGGGCCAGGCAATGGAATCGTCCTGGTCCAAGGGTGTAGGCCGAGGAGTAGGTAAATCCGCTCTTCATGATGGTTGAGACCTGATAGGCGCCCACCATGGGTGGGTGATCCGGTGATCCTATGCTGCCAAGAAAAGCATCGGCGCGAGGTTCTAGCTGCCCGTACCCCAAACCGACACAGGTGATCAGGTAGAGAATACCAAGGCGATCGAGAGAATCATGGTTAAGGAACTCGGCAAAATGCCCCCGTAACTTCGGGAGAAGGGGGGCCTGCCCCGTGACCACCACTTGCTGGTGTGAGCGGGTGTGGGCCGCAGAGACCAGGGGGAAGCGACTGTTTACTAAAAACACAGGTCCATGCGAAGTCGCAAGACGATGTATATGGACTGACTCCTGCCCGGTGCTGGAAGGTTAAGAGGAGCTGTCAACACTTCGGTGTGAAGCGGTGAATTTAAGCCCCAGTAAACGGCGGTGGTAACTATAACCATCCTAAGGTAGCGAAATTCCTTGTCGGGTAAGTTCCGACCTGCACGAATGGAGTAACGACTTCCCCGCTGTCTCAACCATGAACTCGGCGAAATTGCAGTACGAGTAAAGATGCTCGTTACGCGCAGCAGGACGGAAAGACCCCGAGACCTTTACTATAGTTTGGTATTGGTGTTCGGTGCGGCTTGTGTAGGATAGGTGGGAGACTTTGAAGCGGGCACGCCAGTGTTCGTGGAGTCATCGTTGAAATACCACTCTGGCCGTATCGGATTCCTAACTTCGGACCATGATCTGGTTCAGGGACAGTGCCTGATGGGTAGTTTAACTGGGGCGGTTGCCTCCCAAAATGTAACGGAGGCGCCCAAAGGTTCCCTCAGCCTGGTTGGCAATCAGGTGTCGAGTGTAAGTGCACAAGGGAGCTTGACTGTGAGAGTGACAGCTCGAGCAGGGACGAAAGTCGGGACTAGTGATCCGGCGGCACCTCGTGGAAGGGCCGTCGCTCAACGGATAAAAGGTACCTCGGGGATAACAGGCTGATCTTGCCCAAGAGTCCATATCGACGGCATGGTTTGGCACCTCGATGTCGGCTCGTCGCATCCTGGGGCTGGAGTCGGTCCCAAGGGTTGGGCTGTTCGCCCATTAAAGCGGTACGCGAGCTGGGTTTAGAACGTCGTGAGACAGTTCGGTCCCTATCCGCTGCGCGCGCAGGAAATTTGAGAAGATCTGTCCTTAGTACGAGAGGACCGGGACGGACGAACCACTGGTATGTCAGTTGTACCGCCAGGTGCACCGCTGATTAGCTACGTTCGGACGGGATAACCGCTGAAAGCATCTAAGCGGGAAGCCCACTTCAAGATGAGATTTCCCTACACATTAGTGTGAGAGGCCCCCAGCTAGACCACTGGGTTGATAGGCGGGACGTGGAAGCGAGGACTACAGACTCGTGAAGCTGACCCGTACTAATAAGCCGACAACTTACACCACAAACACCACCACAACCCCCAGGGTTGATCAACGGTGGCAAGAACACGCTCGCGTCCACTATGCGGTACCGAAACAACAACCGTTTCACCAAAAACCACATACACGTACAACACCAGCCAAGGAAACCCCTTAACAACTGGTAAGCTTGTACACAGTCCACGAACCAAACGTGGCCCACAAATTTCCCCAACAACCACCAAAAAAGCCGGTGGTGACAGCGGGTACAAGGGTTACGGCGGTCATAGCGTGGGGGAAACGCCCGGTCCCATACCGAACCCGGAAGCTAAGACCCACAGCGCCGATGGTACTGCACTCGGGAGGGTGTGGGAGAGTAGGTCGCCGCCGGACAAACACTACAAGGCAGGCCCCGCAACAACGACCGTTGCGGGGCCTGACCCATTTAACACACCAACACCATCACCCCACACCCCCGCCGCCGGCCGGAACTGTGAAAGAGTAAAGCATGTCTTTCGCGAGGGCATCATCCGCCCCGCACCGCGACACTCAGGAGTGATGAATGAGCACCGCTAGCCCCGCCACCGACCCCGTAGAGGATCACCGCGATCACGCCGTGCGTCCGCAGGACGATCTCTACCGCCACGTCAATGGACAGTGGCTAGCCACGGCGCGGATCCCGGCCGACCTCGGCAGCTACGGTTCCTTCATGAAGCTCCGCGATGATTCCGAGCTCGCCGTGCACGGGCTGATTCTTCAGGCCCAAGAGGCCGTCGACGCAGGGTCCGCGACCGCTCAGCAGCAGCGCATGGCCGCGCTCTACGGCTCGTTTATGGACGAAGAGCGCATCGAGTCCAGCGGTACCCAACCGCTCACGGACTATCTCGAGCGCATCGATGCCGCGGAGAGCCTCAGTGAATTCGTCGCCCTTATGGGCGACTTTCAGCGCCGGGGTGTTGCCGGCTTCTATCAAGTCGGCGCGAGCAACGATGCCGGAGCTCCCGAGCGCAACCTGCTGACCTTCATCCAGTCCGGGCTCGGCCTGCCGGATGAGTCGTACTACCGCGACGAGCAGTACGCCGATCTCGTCGAGCAGTACCGGGGGCACCTCGGCAGATTCCTAGCCCTGGCCGAGGTGCCCGAGCCTGAGGCGTCGGCCGACGTCGTTGTTGATCTGGAGCGGGACCTGGCCGCCCACCACTGGGACAAGGTCAAGACGCGGGACGCCAAGGCGCGCTACAACCTGATGACCGGTGCGTCCTTGTTCCAGCTGCACCCCCTCGTGGAGCATTGGTTGGCTGGAGCCCAGATCGATCCGCGGTACTTCGCCGAGGTCGATGTGTGGCAGCCGAGCTACCTCGAAGGCCTCGAGGAGGTTCTCGCCTCCCGTGGCCTCGCAGACTGGAAGCTGTGGGCCACCGTGCAGGTGCTGCGTAGCTTCGCCCCGTACCTCAGCCGTGACTTCGTCGCTGAACACTTCGCCTTCTACTCGGCCACCCTCGGTGGCGTGGAAGAACAGAAGGAGCGCTGGAAGCGCGGCGTCGCCTTCACCGAAGGCGGGGTTGGCGAGGACATCGGCCAGCTCTACGTCGAGCGCTACTTCCCGGGTGAAGCCAAGGCGCGGATGGACGCCCTCGTAGCCCAGCTCATTGAGGCCTACCGGCGTTCCATCAGCGAGTTGCCGTGGATGAGCCAGGCCACACGGGAGAAGGCACTCGAGAAGCTCTCGATGTTCCGGCCGAAGATTGGCTACCCGGTGAAGTGGATCGACTACTCGGCGATCGAGGCCGGTGATGACGTGATCGCGAACGTCGCTTCGGTCAACGCGTTCGACTTCGCCCGTGAACTGCAGAAGATCGACGACGGCGTGGACCGGGACCTCTGGTTCATGTTCCCGCAGACCGTCAACGCGTACTACCACCCTCTGCTGAACGAGATCGCCTTCCCGGCCGCGATTCTGCGCCCGCCGTTCTTCGGCGTGGAGCGGGACGCCGCCAGCAACTTCGGTGCCATCGGCGCCGTGATTGGGCATGAGATCGGGCACGGGTTTGATGATCAGGGCTCCCAATTCGACGGGACGGGAGAGCTGAAGAATTGGTGGACCGATGAGGATCGCGAGCGCTTTGACCAGCTGACGGGGCGACTTGTCGACCAGTATGAAGTCCTCGTTCCGCCGGAGGCGCCCGAGCATCACGTCAACGGCCGGCTCACGTTGGGCGAGAATATTGGCGATCTCGGTGGGCTGGGCATCGCGTACCAGGCCTACCGGATCGATGCCGAGGAGCGAGGCGAGGACATCACTGCCGCGGCCGAGGACGGGCTCACGGGGGAACAGCGCTTCTTCTACGCGTGGGCTGAGTGCTGGCGCAGCCTGACCCGCAGCGAGACCATGGTGACGCGCATTGCCACGGACCCGCATTCGCCGGCCGAGTTCCGGTGCAATCAGGTGGCCAAGAATCTGGACGCGTTCCACCGGGCCTTCGGCACGCAGCCGGGGGACGGTATGTGGCTCGAGCCCGCAGAGCGCGTCACGATTTGGTAGACGGCGGCCCTTCCCTGAAGTAGTCGGCGAGGTCTCCGACGAGCTCGTCGATGGCTGCGGGGACGGAAGCGTGGAGCCCGTCGGGGGATTCCGCGTACGTCGATCCCGCCACGGCCCGGTGCAACCGCTGGGCCGTGGCGCGGAAGTAGCGAGGGCTCTTGGCTCCTGCCATGAAGTGAGTGGAGCTCGGCAGGCCAGCGAAGTCTTGGGCCGACTCCACCTCGGCCAGGGTGGCCAGGAGCTCGCCCGTTCCAGTGGTGAGCAGGGCGCGGGTGCCCCGCCCCCAGGGGGTGCGGGTAGCGACCCCCAGTAGTGCGGCCAACAGCGGCAACGGCACGTGGGACAGCAGTGGCGAAGCACGCATGTTCCGGTGCATGAGGGCGAGGGCCCGCCCGCCATGCCCGGCGTTGGCGTGGTCGATGAAGTCCTGCATCCACGAGCTGGCGAACTCCCGCTCAATGTTGATTGCCGGGTCGTACACCGCGATCTTCGCGGGCACCAGGGACCGGTCCGCGAAGCGGTGATCGCCGGCGTCGTGCCCCTGCAGTGCTTGCACTGCGTTGAGGACCACGGAACCGCCGAGCGAATGGCCGAACAGGTTCCGGGCGCCCGTGTGCCGCAACATCAGCGTGACGTCGCTGATCTCGGTGTCCATGCCGTAGTCCGCGGGCTGAGCGGTGGAGGCGCCGCGCCCCCGCCGGTCGTACACATCAACGGCCCAGGCCTGACCGAGGGCCCCACTCAGGGCGACGGCGAAGGGGCGGTAGATCAGCGCGGTCAGGAAGGCGCCGCCCACCACCAGCACACGCCGCTCGCCCGGAGCGTTCGCATAGCCATACGTGGCGAGGCCGAGCGCGCCGCCGTCGGGCGTCGAAATCAAGGCTTCTTCAGGGCGTCCGAGCACACGCGGACCCGAGGAAAATTGGGGAATGATCATCACCTGCCAGACTAATGCGTGGGCGGCTTCGCGAATTGCGCACCACGGTAGAATGGGGAAGCGTGACTGCAGATAACACTTCCTCCGGCCAGAGCCCCGCACACGAGACCAATGACCTGCGCCAGGTCCGCCTGGACAAGCGGGCGGAACTGCTCCGCAGCGGTCGGGAGGCCTACCCGGTCAAGCTCCCATTGACGGACACCCTCGGTGGCGTACGCCAAGCCTACGGGCACTTGGAGGCCGGTGAGGAAACGGACGACGTCGTCACGGTCGCGGGCCGTGTGGTGTTCGCCCGCAACACGGGCAAGCTCTGCTTCGCGACGCTGCAGGAATCCGGTCACGATGGCCGCGCCGTGCGGCTGCAGGCGATGCTTTCCCTGGCCAACGTCGGCGAGGAGTCGTTGGCGGACTGGAAGAAGCTGACGGACCTCGGCGACCACGTCTACGTGAGCGGCCGCGTGATTTCTTCCCGCCGCGGCGAGCTGTCCATCATGGTCTCGGAGTGGGGCATGGCCTCTAAGGCCATCCGGCCGATGCCGGTGCTGCACGCGGACTTGAACGAGGAAACGCGCGTGCGTCAGCGCTACGCGGACCTCATGGTGCGTGACGAGGCCCGGGAGATGATCTACCGCCGCGATGCCATCACCCGTTCGGTGCGTGAGACCCTTCACGGCCACGGCTACGTGGAGGTGGAGACGCCGATGCTGCAGCTGATTCATGGTGGTGCCGCGGCGCGTCCGTTCGAGACGCACCTCAACGCTTTCGGCCAGGACATGACCCTGCGTATTGCCACCGAGCTGTACTTGAAGCGAACGGTCGTCGGTGGCGTTCCTCGCGTTTTTGAAATCGGGCGCATTTTCCGCAATGAAGGCGTCGACTCGACCCACTCGCCGGAATTTACGACCTTGGAATGCTATGAAATGTATGGCGACCAGTTCGTGATGGCCGAACGCATGCAGGAAATCATCCTCAATGCGGCCGATGCCGCCGGTGTGGGGCGCACGCTTGAAACCTCCAAGGGCACCATCAACTTGGACGGCGAATGGAAGTGGCTGAGCGTGTATCCGGGCCTCTCCGAGGCGGTGGGAGTGGAGATCACGCCGGATACCGAGGCATCGGTTCTGGTGGACCTCGCCGAAAAGCATGAGGTCAAGGTGGACCCCAAGTGGGGCGCGCAGAAATTGGTGATCGAACTCTTCGGGGAAATCGTCGAGCCGACGCTGATCGATCCGACCTTTGTTTACGATTATCCGCCGGCTGCACAGCCCTTGGCCCGCCCGCACCGCGATCAGCCGGGCGTCATCGAGGCGTGGGACTTGATTATTGGGGGCATGGAGCGCGGTACGGCGTTTTCTGAGCTGATTGACCCGGTGATTCAGCGCGAGCGGCTCACGGAGCAATCGCGGTTGGCCGCGGATGGCGACGACGAGGCCATGGCCCTGGACGAGGACTTCCTGCGCGCCTTGGAATACGGTGCCCCGCCCATGGGTGGTATTGGTCTGGGTATTGATCGACTCGTGATGTTGTTCACTGACGCGGGAATTCGGGAAACCATTCTCTACCCGCTGCTTAAGCCGGAGGCATAATCGTGGAATATGTCCAAGTGTTGGCACCGACCATCGTTGTCGCCCTGATCTTTTGGTTTGTGGTTCGCACGCTGTTTCGCGTGGACCGGAACGAGCGTCTCGCGGAAGCAGAGGTGGAGCGAAATGCCTCACGTTCAGGCGAGGCGGTCTCCGGCGCAGAGCCCGATGATTCCTCCACCGATCATCAGAAAAACGAGTGACTGAAACTCAAAGTTTCCAGCAGTATGCGGCGGAATTCTCAGGAGATTCCCATCTCCTACGGTGGTCATGAGATCAATTAAGCGTCTATTATTTGTTTCATGGCACGCAAAGTAGAAGTAACCTTGGTTGATGATCTAGATGGTTCCGCCGCCTCGGAGAGCGTGAAGTTTGCTCTCGACGGAAAGAACTACGAAATTGATCTGAGCGACGCAAACGCTCAGGCATTGCGGGAAAGCCTCGAGAAGTACGTTGAGGCCGGCCGCCGGGTTTCCGGACCTAAAGCAAAAAGCACGGGCGTGACGCGCAGCTCGAAGAATGACACCCCGGCCATTCGCGAATGGGCGCAGAAGAATGGCTACAACGTCAGCTCGCGTGGGCGCATTCACAGCGACATCATTGACGCGTACTACGCCGCGCAGTAACGCCGTCGTACAGCGCGTGACGACGCCGGCACCCCAGTGGGTGTCGGCGTCGTCTTGCGTTGTGCCGGTTATCCCCACGGCGAACATGCCCCACAGGCCAGCGGCCGGTGCGTAGCATCGAAGGACGCTACGCATCAGCTAGGAGTGTGCCGCAATGTTTGAGAGATTCACCGACCGAGCCCGCCGTGTTGTTGTGCTCGCCCAAGAAGAGGCGCGCATGCTCAACCACAACTACATCGGGACCGAGCACATCCTGCTCGGCTTGATTCACGAGGGCGAGGGCGTGGCCGCCAAGGCCCTCGAGTCGATGAGTATTTCCCTCGGCGCTGTGCGCGAGCAGGTGCAGGAGATCATCGGTCAGGGCCAGCAGGCCCCGTCCGGCCACATCCCGTTTACACCGCGCGCCAAGAAGGTGCTCGAGCTGTCTCTGCGCGAAGCGCTGCAGCTGGGCCACAACTACATCGGGACCGAGCACATCCTGCTCGGCCTCATCCGCGAGGGCGAAGGCGTGGCGGCGCAGGTGCTCGTCAAGCTGGGTGCGGACCTGAACAGCGTGCGCCAGCAGGTCATCCAGCTGCTCTCCGGCTACCAGGGCGGTGGCAGCGGCGGTAAGGAAACCGCCGGCGCGGGCGTCAGCTCCGGGGGCCAAGCCGAGGGCACCCCGGCCGGCTCCGCCGTGCTGGACCAGTTCGGCCGCAACCTGACCGCTGCGGCGCGCGAAGGCAAGCTGGATCCCGTCATTGGGCGCGAGCATGAGATGGAGCGCGTCATGCAGGTCCTCTCCCGCCGCACTAAGAACAACCCCGTCCTGATCGGTGAGCCGGGCGTCGGTAAGACGGCCGTCGTCGAGGGCCTCGCCCAGGCGATCGTGCGCAGCGATGTG from Zhihengliuella flava includes the following:
- a CDS encoding Rossmann-like and DUF2520 domain-containing protein; this encodes MSKPGRLGVGIISAGKVGAVIGAALRAAEHQIVGVHAVSEASRERAENLLPEVPVLEIDDILRRAELIVFAVPDDQLGPLVQGLADGGHFKPGHLVLHTAGRFGLEVLEPARAAGAIGLAIHPAMTFTGLSLDLGRLADCVFGVTAEAMMLPIAQALVVEMGAEPVVIKDADRPLYHAALAHASNHLVTLTGQSAQLLGRLGVERPDRILGPLMRASLENALAAGEDALTGPVARGDSGTVAEHAAALTEEDDGVARAYAAMARATAERAAARGRITQAQAQEIARLLGA
- the panC gene encoding pantoate--beta-alanine ligase translates to MNTPIRTHPRVVTTVAELQVAARALLEAAAGDDGTASLGLVPTMGALHEGHGRLIAQARAENDVVVVSDFVNPLQFNDPADYERYPRVLDDDVALAGQHGADLVFAPAESEVYPDGPPRVLLSAGTLGEKFEGAARPGHFDGMLTVVAKLLHYGQPDASTRASTRYRAYFGQKDAQQLAIVRRLVRDLGYPVEIRAVPIVRSARGLALSSRNQFLSEEQAEAALVLSRALFLMQERAAAREPLRPDDAVALVRSAPGVDLDYFEVVDPATLEPMAQNCAESPFVGDALVLVAATVGSVRLIDNLPITAGSV
- a CDS encoding M13 family metallopeptidase; the encoded protein is MSTASPATDPVEDHRDHAVRPQDDLYRHVNGQWLATARIPADLGSYGSFMKLRDDSELAVHGLILQAQEAVDAGSATAQQQRMAALYGSFMDEERIESSGTQPLTDYLERIDAAESLSEFVALMGDFQRRGVAGFYQVGASNDAGAPERNLLTFIQSGLGLPDESYYRDEQYADLVEQYRGHLGRFLALAEVPEPEASADVVVDLERDLAAHHWDKVKTRDAKARYNLMTGASLFQLHPLVEHWLAGAQIDPRYFAEVDVWQPSYLEGLEEVLASRGLADWKLWATVQVLRSFAPYLSRDFVAEHFAFYSATLGGVEEQKERWKRGVAFTEGGVGEDIGQLYVERYFPGEAKARMDALVAQLIEAYRRSISELPWMSQATREKALEKLSMFRPKIGYPVKWIDYSAIEAGDDVIANVASVNAFDFARELQKIDDGVDRDLWFMFPQTVNAYYHPLLNEIAFPAAILRPPFFGVERDAASNFGAIGAVIGHEIGHGFDDQGSQFDGTGELKNWWTDEDRERFDQLTGRLVDQYEVLVPPEAPEHHVNGRLTLGENIGDLGGLGIAYQAYRIDAEERGEDITAAAEDGLTGEQRFFYAWAECWRSLTRSETMVTRIATDPHSPAEFRCNQVAKNLDAFHRAFGTQPGDGMWLEPAERVTIW
- a CDS encoding alpha/beta hydrolase, which translates into the protein MIIPQFSSGPRVLGRPEEALISTPDGGALGLATYGYANAPGERRVLVVGGAFLTALIYRPFAVALSGALGQAWAVDVYDRRGRGASTAQPADYGMDTEISDVTLMLRHTGARNLFGHSLGGSVVLNAVQALQGHDAGDHRFADRSLVPAKIAVYDPAINIEREFASSWMQDFIDHANAGHGGRALALMHRNMRASPLLSHVPLPLLAALLGVATRTPWGRGTRALLTTGTGELLATLAEVESAQDFAGLPSSTHFMAGAKSPRYFRATAQRLHRAVAGSTYAESPDGLHASVPAAIDELVGDLADYFREGPPSTKS